One window of Oryza brachyantha chromosome 12, ObraRS2, whole genome shotgun sequence genomic DNA carries:
- the LOC102700854 gene encoding uncharacterized protein LOC102700854, whose product MQLPVTPASSAGGAAHLPAPTTATTTTSSSCCCCLLPPSRRQLLASTVSSGLLLLLAAPRASAAASSSSSSGDDADAYNYDPVTAAERAASASVSRRVGEAVRLLDLGRELQARGEFPAALASFTAVVREYRDLALSEYARVGRALVLYEVGDRDESIAEMEDVSVALRGYPEIHAALAAALYADKHAPLLAENQFAIATLLDPHYTDLAYVRDTKHWPPSLVDSLQHFITLS is encoded by the coding sequence ATGCAGCTGCCAgtgacgccggcgagctccgccgGCGGAGCAGCCCATCTCCCAGCGCCCAccacggccaccaccaccaccagcagcagctgctgctgctgccttttGCCCCCGTCGAGGAGGCAGCTGCTCGCGTCCACCGTcagctccggcctcctcctgctcctcgccgcgccccgcgcgtccgccgctgcgagcagcagcagcagcagcggggacgacgccgacgcctaCAACTACGAcccggtgacggcggcggagcgggcggcgagcgcgtcgGTGTCGCGGCGCGtgggggaggcggtgcggctGCTCGACCTCGGGCGGGAGCTGCAGGCGCGCGGCGAGTtcccggcggcgctggcgtcgTTCACGGCGGTGGTGCGGGAGTACAGGGACCTGGCGCTGTCGGAGTACGCCCGTGTTGGGCGCGCCCTGGTGCTGTACGAGGTCGGCGACCGCGACGAGTCCATCGCCGAGATGGAGGACGTCTCGGTGGCGCTGCGCGGCTACCCGGAGATCCacgcggcgctggcggcggcgctctacGCCGACAAGcacgcgccgctgctcgccgagAACCAGTTCGCCATCGCCACGCTGCTCGACCCGCACTACACCGACCTCGCCTACGTCCGGGACACCAAGCACTGGCCTCCCAGCCTCGTCGACTCGCTCCAGCACTTCATCACCCTCTCCTAA
- the LOC102721498 gene encoding GDP-L-galactose phosphorylase 2-like codes for MEMKLTIKRVPTVVSNYQEEGAAADAANDRPRAGCGRDCLGDCCLPDSKLPLYAFKASPKKPSSQEDAANTDFFVNLLLGLWEDKMARGLFRYDVTACETKVIPGNLGFVAQLNEGRHLKKRPTEFRVDRVLQPFDAAKFNFTKVGQEEVLFQFENGGGDDSFFLKSAPISVADRAPNVVAINVSPIEYGHVLLIPRVLDRLPQRIDQESFLLALHMAAEAASPYFRLGYNSLGAFATINHLHFQAYYLTVPFPVEKAATKRIFLAEGVMNSGVKVSKLMNYPVRGLVFEGGNSLNDLASVVSSACIWLQDNNVPYNVLISDCGKKIFLFPQCYAEKQALGEVSQELLDTQVNPAAWEISGHIVLKRRSDYEEASEASAWRLLAEVSLSEERFEEVKAYIFDAAGLVQSDEEEVSEDEDAAAYTPVSIAPAVAEGCLVLQ; via the exons ATGGAGATGAAGCTGACCATCAAGAGGGTGCCCACGGTGGTGTCCAACTACCAGGAggaaggcgccgccgccgacgccgccaacGACCGCCCGCGCGCCGGCTGCGGGAGGGATTGCCTCGGGGACTGCTGCTTGCCCG ATTCCAAGCTTCCACTGTACGCTTTTAAGGCAAGTCCAAAGAAACCGTCTTCGCAGGAGGATGCTGCCAACACTGACTTCTTCGTCAATCTCCTGCTTGGCCTG TGGGAGGACAAGATGGCCCGGGGCTTATTTCGATATGATGTCACTGCCTGTGAGACCAAGGTTATCCCAGGCAACCTTGGCTTTGTTGCACAACTGAATGAAGGACGCCACCTCAAGAAGCGCCCTACTGAGTTCCGCGTGGATCGTGTGCTTCAACCATTTGATGCTGCCAAGTTCAACTTCACCAAAGTTGGCCAGGAGGAGGTGCTCTTCCAATTTGagaatggtggtggtgatgacaGCTTCTTTCTGAAGAGCGCCCCAATCAGTGTTGCTGATCGTGCTCCTAATGTTGTTGCGATCAAT GTAAGCCCAATTGAATATGGCCATGTTCTTCTCATTCCCCGTGTCCTGGACCGTCTGCCCCAGAGGATTGACCAGGAGAGCTTCTTGCTTGCACTGCACATGGCTGCTGAAGCTGCAAGCCCGTACTTCAGGCTTGGCTATAATAGTTTGGGTGCCTTTGCAACCATCAACCACCTCCACTTTCAG GCGTACTACTTGACAGTGCCTTTCCCTGTTGAGAAGGCAGCTACCAAGAGGATTTTCCTTGCTGAGGGCGTGATGAACAGTGGAGTAAAGGTGTCCAAGCTGATGAACTACCCTGTGAGGGGACTGGTTTTTGAGGGAGGCAATTCACTGAACGATCTGGCCAGTGTGGTTTCCAGTGCTTGTATCTGGCTGCAGGACAATAATGTGCCTTACAATGTTCTTATTTCTGACTGCGGCAAGAAGATCTTCCTCTTCCCTCAG TGCTATGCTGAGAAGCAGGCTCTGGGCGAAGTGAGCCAGGAGCTGCTGGACACACAGGTTAACCCAGCAGCGTGGGAGATCAGTGGCCACATCGTACTGAAACGGAGGAGCGATTATGAGGAGGCTTCAGAGGCTTCTGCGTGGAGACTCCTTGCTGAAGTTTCCCTGTCGGAGGAACGCTTTGAGGAAGTGAAAGCCTACATCTTTGATGCCGCTGGTCTGGTGCAGTCTGACGAGGAGGAAGTCAGTGAAGacgaggacgccgccgcctacaCGCCCGTCTCCATTGCTCCTGCTGTTGCCGAAGGCTGTCTCGTCCTTCAGTGA
- the LOC102721786 gene encoding uncharacterized protein LOC102721786, producing the protein MEAAEGAPEATGAGAGAGGGLSTGRKLVPWPSWAEWRFVRDGLFSASPVAALRRIAAWRSRGSLPVPVDVTAAFVEIRLRDPFFRSVMVAADDTLESEEMLAMLYSMAIMRLVNGFVENPQKKTGYSISELAEAVGIPRVLVDIRHESSHRSLPSLRLLRLAAIKAFDWLKCIYWDSQSNAIPDVQVELSSKLHDINHFLSGKDSVKAKSGSKRKRSEKMISRNTKYVRRLYYACPSEVASIILDFFQLDAPESSENSDVQQTDSLDVDQSSGIHNQISNNDMKTIVTKLSEKEPRLLLGILKSVIETIETCESLEYKGESNACLPAKMENLCSLLLWLVTKVKELKDSGCIGLVHEIGVLSSDRNAVPRFCLAKLLQKLLVLSIIGDRRIIDAALLLIDMTTNNVKEKLLKLPALSLGRLARDSTLPESRKEIESVDKATEKLEMFKSQLKQKDICSVENGTGGSLHTIIPEKRNRWSTAKSWTPCPIGMIPCSFSSVPVLPNLDVAVHEDDTLEEHVNFEPDDHPEIIEHYSHAEKQLDAEIITEISKTSPECEISEMPELAFPLKGRLLVGGVWKVVSKEELLSIKSKMKILL; encoded by the exons atggaggcggcggagggggcgcCGGAAGCGACGGgtgccggagccggagccggcggcggcctctcCACCGGCCGGAAGCTGGTGCCGTGGCCGAGCTGGGCGGAGTGGCGGTTCGTGCGCGACGGCCTCTTCTCCGCCTCCCCCGTCGCCGCTCTTCGCAGG ATCGCGGCGTGGCGGAGCAGGGGCTCCCTCCCGGTCCCCGTCGATGTGACCGCCGCCTTCGTCGAGATACGGCTGCGGGATCCCTTCTTCCG GAGTGTGATGGTGGCTGCGGATGATACGCTGGAGTCGGAAGAGATGCTGGCGATGCTGTATAGTATGGCAATCATGAG GCTCGTAAATGGTTTTGTGGAGAACCCACAAAAGAAAACTGGTTATTCAATATCTGAATTAGCTGAGGCTGTTGGAATACCACGAGTTCTTGTCGACATTCGTCATG AGAGTTCCCATCGCAGTCTTCCCTCTCTGCGGCTGCTACGGTTGGCAGCCATTAAG GCATTTGATTGGTTGAAGTGTATTTACTGGGATTCCCAATCTAATGCTATTCCTGATGTTCAAGTAGAGCTAAGCTCAAAATTGCACGATATCAATCACTTTCTGAGTGGAAAAGATTCAGTGAAAGCGAAGTCAGGCTCCAAAAGGAAAC GTTCGGAGAAAATGATTTCCAGAAACACAAAATATGTTCGCCGCCTTTACTACGCATGTCCTTCTGAGGTTGCCTCTATTATATTGGACTTTTTTCAACTTGATGCCCCTGAGTCCTCTGAAAATAGCGATGTGCAACAAACTGATAGTTTGGATGTAGATCAGTCATCTGGTATTCACAACCAAATATCAAATAATGATATGAAAACTATTGTAACAAAATTATCAGAAAAGGAACCAAGATTGCTGCTTGGCATACTGAAGTCGGTAATTGAAACAATTGAGACTTGTGAAAGCCTTGAATACAAAG GTGAATCCAATGCTTGCCTGCCAGCTAAAATGGAAAATCTATGTTCCCTTCTTTTGTGGCTTGTCACAAAGGTAAAAGAATTAAAGGATTCAGGCTGCATTGGACTTGTCCATGAAATAGGAGTGCTCTCTTCAGACAGGAATGCAGTCCCACGTTTCTGCCTAGCGAAACTTCTGCAGAAGTTGTTGGTTTTATCTATTATAGGTGACAGACGTATCATAGATGCAGCGCTACTGCTGATTGACATGACCACCAACAATGTGAAGGAGAAACTGTTGAAGCTTCCTGCTTTATCCCTGGGAAGGTTGGCTAGAGATTCTACCCTCCCTGAGTCCAGAAAAGAAATAGAATCAGTTGACAAGGCAACAGAGAAGCTGGAAATGTTCAAATCGCAATTGAAACAGAAGGACATATGTTCGGTAGAAAATGGCACCGGGGGATCATTGCACACTATCATTCCAGAGAAACGTAATAGATGGTCTACAGCAAAGTCCTGGACCCCCTGTCCAATTGGAATGATACCTTGTTCATTTAGTTCAGTGCCTGTTCTTCCTAATCTTGACGTCGCCGTTCATGAAGATGACACATTAGAGGAACATGTAAATTTTGAGCCTGATGACCATCCTGAAATAATTGAGCATTATTCTCACGCTGAGAAGCAATTGGACGCTGAAATCATTACAGAaatatcaaaaacatcacctgAATGTGAGATTTCAGAGATGCCAGAATTGGCCTTTCCTTTGAAGGGTAGGTTACTGGTTGGTGGTGTGTGGAAGGTGGTGAGCAAGGAGGAGCTGCTCTCTATCAAGTCaaagatgaaaattttgttgtag